In Symmachiella dynata, the following are encoded in one genomic region:
- a CDS encoding PEP-CTERM sorting domain-containing protein: protein MKGATMRRSFSALVVLAGLLAGGAGSAQAGYVYNFVNYEGVAGLDLNLSGTITVFDTADFSDGLQPDEIEALDLTATKTSVSPQVPVEFNTATQSLEILFVNVFIDATSIYFVPPPQGDPANGMGIVRAGTVIPNEDTFIVWFAGFNNFSGDPASGIDLIPLADGTTGVAGTLPGNQYGNPFVIATAAPNAVPEPSTFALLGIGGLALVGYGYRRKRRQAV from the coding sequence ATGAAAGGCGCAACCATGAGAAGATCGTTTTCTGCACTAGTCGTACTCGCCGGGCTATTGGCGGGAGGAGCAGGATCAGCACAAGCTGGATATGTCTACAACTTCGTGAATTACGAAGGTGTTGCCGGATTAGATCTTAACTTATCGGGGACGATTACCGTTTTCGACACTGCTGATTTCAGCGACGGACTGCAACCGGATGAAATCGAGGCGCTCGACCTGACCGCTACCAAAACAAGCGTTTCCCCCCAGGTCCCGGTGGAATTCAATACTGCGACCCAGTCGCTTGAAATCTTGTTTGTCAACGTTTTCATCGATGCAACGTCGATCTATTTCGTTCCGCCGCCGCAGGGCGATCCTGCAAACGGAATGGGAATTGTTCGGGCGGGGACCGTTATTCCAAACGAAGATACCTTCATCGTTTGGTTTGCCGGCTTCAATAATTTCTCAGGAGATCCAGCTTCCGGTATCGATTTAATACCGTTAGCAGACGGCACCACCGGTGTTGCCGGCACACTTCCAGGAAATCAATACGGTAATCCCTTCGTCATCGCGACGGCGGCGCCCAACGCAGTCCCTGAACCGTCTACGTTTGCCCTGCTTGGAATCGGCGGTCTTGCACTTGTCGGTTATGGTTACCGTCGCAAACGGCGGCAGGCGGTGTAG